The following are from one region of the Nostoc cf. commune SO-36 genome:
- a CDS encoding glycosyltransferase family 4 protein, with protein MIKVALLHFCFEDYTIELANSLVKYVDLTLIHPERISRICSKALDSNIRVISFKKPRMRDPGNFLSMVNMMNIIKDIQPDVLHVQETNDPWYDWTLLLNKMPPLVTTIHDIFPHPGDKMNAFGSKYTKRISFYRSQQLIVHTHQLKKILIEQFRIPQERVNVLPHGELGSLYQRRGSQDIQPREPFTLLFFGRIFPYKGLKYLLEAMPLIAESIPEVKLIIAGRGDNIKQYFPNGYDEKRYEIINDFIPLEEVGNLFQRSTVTILPYIESSQSGVAALSYGMGTLVVASDVGGLSEIVHDKEDGLLVPPCDVRALADAIICLLSDRDLQQRMQTAARVRCQQDLNWLNIAAKTAEIYHREININIS; from the coding sequence ATGATTAAAGTTGCTTTATTACATTTTTGCTTTGAAGACTACACTATCGAATTAGCAAATAGTTTGGTTAAGTATGTTGATTTAACGCTAATTCATCCAGAAAGAATTTCACGTATTTGTAGCAAGGCTCTTGATTCAAATATCCGTGTCATTAGCTTTAAAAAACCAAGGATGCGCGACCCAGGCAATTTCTTGTCTATGGTCAATATGATGAATATTATCAAAGACATACAGCCAGATGTTTTACATGTGCAAGAAACTAACGATCCTTGGTACGATTGGACTTTGTTGCTCAACAAGATGCCACCATTGGTGACGACTATCCATGATATATTCCCTCACCCAGGGGATAAAATGAATGCTTTTGGTTCAAAGTATACTAAACGTATTAGCTTCTACCGTTCCCAACAGTTGATTGTCCATACTCATCAACTAAAAAAGATTCTAATTGAGCAATTTCGGATACCTCAAGAGCGGGTCAATGTTTTACCTCATGGGGAACTTGGTAGTTTATATCAGCGTCGGGGTAGTCAAGATATTCAACCCCGTGAGCCATTTACCTTGCTATTTTTTGGACGTATCTTCCCCTACAAGGGATTGAAATATTTGCTTGAGGCTATGCCCTTAATTGCTGAATCTATACCTGAAGTCAAGCTGATTATTGCTGGAAGGGGAGACAACATAAAGCAGTATTTCCCTAATGGTTATGATGAGAAACGCTACGAAATTATCAATGACTTTATCCCGCTTGAAGAAGTAGGTAATTTATTTCAACGCAGCACAGTAACAATTTTGCCATATATTGAGTCTTCTCAAAGTGGTGTAGCAGCGTTATCTTATGGAATGGGAACGCTGGTTGTAGCTTCTGATGTTGGGGGATTAAGTGAAATAGTTCATGATAAAGAAGATGGGTTGTTAGTTCCACCCTGCGATGTTCGAGCGCTAGCTGATGCCATAATTTGTTTGTTAAGCGATCGCGATTTGCAACAACGTATGCAAACTGCTGCAAGAGTTCGTTGCCAGCAAGATTTAAATTGGTTAAATATTGCTGCTAAAACAGCTGAAATTTATCATAGAGAAATCAATATAAATATTAGTTAA
- a CDS encoding oligosaccharide flippase family protein → MLDKYRFLSNSLSMIANRLVQSISTFVLTAAIARTLGAEALGQYLLAYSYYFIFVGIASQGLKTLFTRELAREPQKTPVYLMSGTWLQLIFSFFSYGALVIVVFLLPYGAKTSTLCYIMGLTIIPFALSNITEAIFQAKEKMHLIAISTVPIYILRLIIMIWAMKLKYGIEYLAVILLLSETLILAIEWMLIIRLVKIQWQIDGDFVLNTIKNARTFFAIEGIAVIAGRIQILILSLLGNEFLVGLFGGIAQLLQPFLIIANSVTLAIFPRFSKAVEQGRDNQRQITENIIEVLLMMALPLLLGLLLFGKDLLAFIYDNSFAEAYIALSITAISLIFLPFTRSLSYLLVANGFEIVNLREVVITTSIGSFLGVALVSQYQLLGAAIMALLMNIIGFSQYIYFTYTRLFSLNLWRIMRRPLIITFLMLPIFLLLQKISLNFILTLIIATCAYGLSMIYLGIRAFGGFRFLWVKFLREQ, encoded by the coding sequence ATGCTAGATAAGTACAGATTTCTAAGTAATTCCCTTTCAATGATAGCCAATAGGTTAGTTCAAAGCATTTCAACCTTTGTCTTAACTGCTGCTATTGCTCGTACTCTAGGAGCTGAGGCTTTAGGTCAGTATTTGCTAGCATACAGCTACTATTTTATATTTGTGGGAATTGCTTCACAGGGTCTAAAAACATTGTTTACTAGGGAACTAGCCCGTGAGCCACAAAAAACCCCAGTTTATTTAATGAGTGGTACTTGGCTTCAATTAATATTTAGTTTCTTCAGTTATGGGGCTTTGGTAATTGTAGTATTTTTACTTCCCTATGGTGCCAAAACCTCTACTCTTTGCTACATCATGGGCTTAACAATCATTCCTTTTGCCCTTTCTAACATCACGGAGGCAATTTTTCAAGCTAAAGAAAAGATGCATCTAATTGCAATTTCTACAGTCCCCATTTATATCTTACGCCTAATAATAATGATTTGGGCGATGAAGCTGAAATACGGAATTGAATATCTAGCGGTAATCCTACTTTTATCAGAAACATTAATTCTGGCAATAGAGTGGATGCTTATCATCCGCTTGGTCAAAATACAATGGCAAATTGATGGGGATTTTGTATTGAATACAATCAAAAATGCTCGGACATTTTTTGCTATTGAAGGAATAGCTGTGATTGCTGGCAGAATTCAAATCTTGATTCTTTCATTGTTAGGAAATGAGTTTCTAGTGGGTCTATTTGGTGGAATCGCACAATTACTACAACCCTTTTTAATTATTGCTAACAGTGTGACTTTAGCAATATTTCCAAGATTTTCAAAAGCGGTAGAGCAAGGACGTGACAACCAGAGACAGATAACTGAAAATATTATTGAAGTATTGTTAATGATGGCATTACCCTTGCTTCTTGGACTGTTATTATTTGGCAAAGATTTGCTAGCTTTTATTTATGATAATAGCTTTGCTGAAGCATATATAGCTCTCAGTATAACAGCCATTTCACTCATTTTCTTGCCATTCACACGTTCATTGTCCTACTTACTTGTAGCCAATGGTTTCGAGATAGTCAACCTACGTGAAGTAGTTATAACTACTTCAATAGGAAGCTTCTTAGGCGTGGCATTAGTTTCACAATATCAGTTGCTAGGTGCAGCTATAATGGCATTACTAATGAATATTATTGGTTTTAGTCAGTACATCTACTTCACCTATACTCGCCTATTTTCATTAAATTTATGGCGAATTATGCGGCGACCTTTAATAATAACCTTTTTGATGTTACCAATATTCCTACTATTGCAAAAAATTAGTTTAAATTTTATCTTAACTTTAATTATTGCAACTTGTGCTTATGGATTATCTATGATTTATCTCGGTATTCGTGCGTTTGGGGGATTCCGTTTTTTATGGGTAAAATTTTTAAGAGAGCAATAG
- a CDS encoding non-ribosomal peptide synthetase: MDINNQSSEYKQNIPLNTLNQMIGTKVLQEWNDPQKDHHQDLCIHQMFEMQVERSPQAIAVVCENTQLTYQQLNQQANQLAHHLRTLGVGSEVLVGICLERSLEMIVGLLGILKAGGAYVPLDPAYPSERLAFILEDTQTPVLLTQEKLVKNLPPHHAQVVYLDLDWEKNIQNSQKNPVNQTTADNLIYVIYTSGSTGQPKGVMIPHRGICNQLHWKQTTFGLTNADKVLLTISFSFDPSVWQIFWPLCFGGQLFMARPGGHQDTTYLVKVIIEQQITVLALVPSILRVLLEEKGIENCRFIRHITCGGEALPGELIERFFAQLNLDNVLHNCYGPTEASIDTTFWTCQRGTNYGIAPIGRPITNAEIHILDENLQPMPVGESGELYIGGIGLARGYLNRPELTREKFIFDPFSSERGARLYKTGT, encoded by the coding sequence ATGGACATAAATAACCAAAGTTCAGAATATAAGCAAAATATTCCATTAAATACCTTAAATCAAATGATCGGCACTAAAGTTCTACAAGAATGGAATGATCCCCAAAAAGATCATCATCAGGATCTGTGCATCCATCAAATGTTTGAGATGCAAGTGGAGCGATCGCCCCAAGCAATAGCTGTAGTATGCGAAAATACACAGCTTACTTATCAGCAGTTAAACCAACAGGCAAATCAACTAGCGCACCACCTACGTACTTTAGGCGTTGGGTCTGAAGTACTTGTAGGCATTTGCCTAGAGCGCTCCTTAGAAATGATTGTAGGGCTGCTGGGAATCCTCAAAGCTGGAGGCGCTTATGTGCCTTTAGATCCGGCATATCCCTCAGAACGTTTGGCTTTTATCTTGGAAGACACCCAGACACCAGTATTGTTAACCCAAGAAAAATTAGTCAAGAATTTACCACCGCATCACGCACAAGTGGTTTATCTAGACTTAGACTGGGAAAAAAATATTCAAAACAGTCAAAAAAATCCTGTAAATCAGACTACGGCTGATAACCTCATCTACGTAATTTATACATCTGGCTCTACAGGACAGCCCAAGGGTGTAATGATCCCTCACCGTGGGATTTGCAATCAACTCCACTGGAAGCAAACAACTTTTGGATTAACTAACGCAGACAAAGTTTTACTAACTATTTCCTTTAGCTTCGACCCCTCAGTGTGGCAGATATTTTGGCCATTATGCTTTGGAGGGCAATTATTTATGGCTCGTCCTGGTGGACATCAGGATACAACCTACCTTGTGAAGGTAATTATTGAGCAGCAAATCACTGTCCTGGCTTTAGTACCTTCCATCCTCCGTGTCTTACTGGAAGAAAAGGGAATTGAGAATTGCCGATTCATTAGGCACATTACCTGCGGTGGTGAAGCTTTACCTGGCGAACTTATAGAACGTTTTTTTGCCCAACTGAATTTGGATAATGTTCTACATAACTGTTATGGCCCGACAGAAGCTTCCATTGATACTACTTTTTGGACTTGCCAACGCGGCACTAATTACGGCATTGCTCCCATTGGCCGTCCGATTACCAATGCAGAGATTCACATCCTTGATGAAAATTTGCAGCCTATGCCTGTTGGTGAATCAGGTGAACTGTACATTGGCGGTATTGGTCTAGCGCGAGGCTATCTTAACCGTCCAGAATTGACTAGAGAGAAGTTCATTTTCGACCCTTTTAGCTCTGAAAGAGGGGCACGCCTGTACAAAACTGGGACTTAG
- a CDS encoding thioesterase domain-containing protein, whose amino-acid sequence MSDGNIEFLGRIDHQVKIRGFRIELGEIEAVLRQHPSVKEAVVISREEVQGDKRLVAYLTLNLEQTVKVEQLRRFLQQKLPVYMMPSAFVILKALPMTPNGKIDRRSLPEPAQTRQQAEETFVPPSDEIELKLARIWENVLGIKPIGIKDNFFDLGGNSLLSIHLFAQVQKAFKKDMPLAILYQNPTIEQLAIIIRQLEFSPSLSSLVPIKANGSKPPLFLCQGFSLYESLVSYLDSEQPVYALISEDGQGMPIRFNGIEELASRYINEIRTLQPEGPYLLGGHSFGGVIAFEMAQQLSSQGQHIALLALFDSYVPSTIKKPPVSKSLSYNLNQLLKIGPAYLLKYGIERLSEKYGNFALKNKFIRIKKLQYLVSRAAYIKLVKEYAAKYIPQPYLGRINLFMASDRRFQDEPKLGWTKLAGGGLEIHEIPGDHTSIFQEPSIRLVAKKLELSIDDRLS is encoded by the coding sequence TTGAGCGATGGTAATATCGAGTTTCTTGGTCGTATTGATCACCAAGTAAAAATACGTGGCTTCCGAATTGAATTGGGAGAAATTGAAGCTGTTCTTAGACAACACCCCTCTGTGAAAGAAGCTGTTGTTATCAGCAGAGAAGAAGTTCAGGGTGACAAACGTCTTGTAGCTTATCTGACTTTAAACCTGGAACAGACAGTTAAAGTTGAGCAACTGCGTCGTTTTTTACAGCAGAAACTACCTGTTTACATGATGCCTTCAGCTTTTGTCATCTTGAAAGCTTTACCAATGACTCCTAATGGCAAGATAGATCGCCGTTCTCTACCAGAACCTGCTCAAACTAGACAACAAGCAGAAGAAACTTTTGTTCCTCCCAGCGATGAGATAGAACTCAAACTGGCAAGGATTTGGGAAAATGTGCTAGGTATCAAGCCTATTGGCATAAAGGATAACTTCTTTGATTTAGGAGGCAACTCGTTGCTATCCATACACCTGTTTGCACAAGTTCAGAAAGCCTTTAAAAAAGATATGCCCTTGGCTATTCTTTATCAAAATCCGACTATTGAGCAACTGGCCATAATTATTCGCCAATTAGAGTTTTCACCGTCTTTATCGTCTTTAGTCCCAATTAAAGCTAATGGTTCTAAACCACCTTTATTTTTATGTCAAGGTTTTAGCTTATATGAATCTCTAGTTTCTTATTTAGATTCAGAGCAACCTGTTTATGCCCTAATATCAGAGGATGGACAGGGAATGCCAATTAGATTCAATGGGATAGAGGAATTAGCATCGCGCTACATCAATGAAATAAGAACTCTCCAACCTGAAGGCCCTTATCTTTTGGGAGGTCATTCTTTTGGAGGAGTTATAGCATTTGAAATGGCTCAACAATTGTCATCACAAGGTCAGCACATAGCTTTACTAGCTTTGTTTGATTCTTATGTACCAAGTACAATTAAAAAACCGCCTGTATCGAAGAGCCTATCATACAACTTGAATCAACTTTTAAAAATTGGGCCTGCCTATCTTCTAAAATATGGTATCGAACGGTTGTCAGAAAAATATGGTAATTTCGCTCTGAAAAATAAATTTATTAGAATTAAAAAACTCCAATATTTAGTTAGTCGAGCAGCATACATAAAACTTGTAAAAGAATATGCAGCAAAGTACATACCGCAACCTTACTTGGGCCGTATAAATCTTTTCATGGCTAGTGATAGGCGTTTTCAGGATGAGCCTAAACTAGGTTGGACTAAGTTGGCCGGTGGAGGATTGGAGATACATGAAATTCCTGGAGATCACACTAGTATTTTCCAAGAACCTAGCATCCGGTTAGTTGCTAAAAAATTAGAGCTTTCTATAGATGACCGTCTGAGTTAA
- a CDS encoding aldo/keto reductase, which translates to MLYRRFGRTELQMPVFSCGGMRYQFKWQDVPNNEIPADNQANLEATIRSALEAGINHIETARGYGTSEMQLGRILPKFPREKLIVQTKVSPTADAKEFRDTFEQSLKNLQLDYVDLLGLHGINHPESLDYSIRSGGCLEVAQQLQAEGKVRFIGFSTHGSTESIVQTINTNQFDYVNLHWYYINQWNWAAIEAAKRHDMGVFIISPSNKGGLLYEPPQKLVNLCAPLSPMVFNDLFCLSHQEVHTLSLGAAKPQDFDEHLKTLELIDRASEILPPILARLESEAIATLGEDWVKSWETNLPTFDETPGEVNIRVILWLWNLAIAYDLVDYAKMRYNLLGNGGHWFPGNKADRLDELDLGKSLTRNPYADKIPQLLKQAHQMLAGEEVKRLSQS; encoded by the coding sequence ATGCTATATAGACGATTTGGGCGCACAGAATTACAGATGCCAGTGTTTTCGTGCGGTGGCATGAGATATCAGTTTAAATGGCAGGATGTTCCTAATAATGAAATTCCTGCTGATAACCAGGCGAATTTGGAAGCGACAATTAGAAGTGCGCTGGAAGCTGGGATTAATCATATCGAAACTGCTCGTGGTTATGGCACATCCGAAATGCAATTGGGGAGAATATTGCCCAAGTTTCCCCGCGAAAAGTTGATTGTTCAAACCAAAGTCAGCCCAACGGCAGATGCGAAAGAATTCCGTGATACATTTGAACAATCATTAAAAAATCTCCAGCTAGATTATGTTGACCTTTTAGGATTGCATGGTATCAATCATCCTGAATCATTAGATTATAGTATCCGTTCTGGTGGCTGTTTGGAAGTAGCACAGCAGTTGCAAGCTGAGGGAAAAGTTAGATTTATTGGGTTTTCTACACACGGATCAACAGAGTCAATTGTGCAGACAATTAATACCAATCAATTTGATTACGTGAATTTGCATTGGTACTACATTAATCAATGGAATTGGGCGGCAATTGAAGCAGCTAAACGCCATGATATGGGGGTGTTTATCATTAGTCCATCTAATAAAGGAGGTTTGTTGTATGAACCTCCACAAAAATTAGTAAATCTTTGTGCCCCGTTGAGTCCAATGGTGTTTAATGATTTGTTTTGTCTAAGTCATCAAGAGGTACATACCCTGAGCTTGGGAGCAGCAAAACCACAAGATTTTGATGAACATCTGAAGACTTTAGAATTAATAGATCGGGCATCAGAAATTTTGCCACCAATTTTAGCAAGGTTGGAATCAGAAGCGATCGCTACTTTGGGAGAAGATTGGGTAAAATCCTGGGAAACAAATCTACCAACCTTTGACGAAACCCCTGGTGAGGTAAATATTCGGGTGATTTTGTGGCTGTGGAATTTAGCGATCGCTTACGATCTGGTAGACTATGCCAAAATGCGCTACAACCTGCTTGGTAATGGCGGCCACTGGTTCCCCGGCAACAAAGCCGACCGGCTAGATGAATTAGATTTAGGGAAATCTCTTACCCGCAATCCCTACGCCGATAAAATCCCCCAACTCCTGAAACAAGCTCATCAGATGTTAGCGGGTGAAGAGGTGAAACGATTGTCTCAAAGTTGA
- a CDS encoding DNA cytosine methyltransferase, producing the protein MKSVFSQHSKQIELPLQLVTYQNKFAFIDLFAGIGGFRIALQKLGGQCLGYSEIDKQAIKVYQQNFISYLNKDEVELGDITKITELPSHVDIVVGGVPCQPWSVAGRLKGFEDPRGKLWFDVIRLVNKNKPKGFIFENVSGLASPKNIDNLELIVHELESIGYCVKWKVLNAYDFGLPQNRERVFIVGIRNDLEKCQEYKFPIPLNIHPKVFDILDDIKPAKIIEKVKLDRHTLFKGMIPPSRTRFQKDDELNDFFIFSDLRNGHTTIHSWDIIETSDREKMICLTLLKHRRSKKYGEKDGNPLSFDNFKQIISDLEINELNELVQKGIFRFTADHKYEFINSKNMTGINDIYRIILPTADIMPTLTATGAKDYIATVSIHASHPQEYKNIFLEKIYNQKKFIPITAKHACKLQGFPRNFEYHEKDDIAKKQFGNAVPVPVVEYVAKELLSILDI; encoded by the coding sequence ATGAAATCTGTATTTTCACAACATTCAAAACAAATAGAATTACCTCTACAGTTAGTAACTTATCAAAATAAATTTGCTTTCATCGATCTCTTTGCTGGGATTGGTGGATTTAGAATTGCTTTACAAAAACTCGGTGGTCAATGTTTAGGCTATTCTGAAATAGACAAACAAGCTATAAAAGTTTATCAACAAAATTTTATCAGCTACTTAAACAAAGATGAAGTTGAATTAGGAGACATAACAAAAATTACTGAACTTCCTTCTCATGTTGACATAGTGGTTGGTGGTGTTCCGTGTCAACCTTGGTCAGTCGCAGGTCGTTTAAAGGGATTTGAAGATCCAAGAGGAAAGTTATGGTTTGATGTAATTAGACTAGTCAATAAAAATAAACCTAAAGGCTTTATATTTGAAAATGTCAGTGGATTAGCAAGCCCGAAAAATATAGATAACTTAGAACTGATTGTACATGAATTGGAAAGCATCGGATATTGTGTTAAATGGAAAGTCCTCAATGCTTATGATTTTGGTTTACCTCAAAATAGAGAGAGAGTTTTTATCGTTGGAATTAGAAATGATCTGGAAAAATGCCAAGAGTATAAATTTCCTATTCCTTTGAACATTCATCCAAAAGTTTTCGATATATTAGATGATATTAAACCTGCAAAAATTATTGAAAAAGTCAAGTTAGATCGACATACCTTATTTAAAGGTATGATTCCACCATCAAGAACTAGATTTCAAAAAGATGATGAATTAAATGATTTTTTCATTTTTTCTGATTTAAGAAATGGACACACAACAATTCACTCTTGGGATATTATAGAAACTAGTGATAGAGAAAAAATGATTTGCTTAACTCTTCTAAAACATAGGAGAAGTAAAAAATATGGAGAGAAAGATGGTAATCCCTTATCTTTTGATAATTTTAAACAGATAATATCTGACCTAGAGATAAATGAATTAAATGAACTAGTCCAAAAAGGAATATTCCGATTCACTGCTGATCATAAGTATGAATTTATTAATTCTAAAAATATGACAGGTATTAATGATATTTATAGAATTATTTTGCCTACTGCTGATATTATGCCAACTTTAACTGCTACTGGCGCTAAAGACTATATAGCAACAGTATCAATTCATGCTAGTCATCCACAGGAATATAAAAATATTTTCTTAGAAAAAATTTATAACCAGAAAAAGTTCATCCCAATCACGGCTAAACACGCTTGTAAATTACAAGGTTTTCCTAGAAATTTTGAATATCACGAAAAAGATGATATTGCCAAAAAACAGTTTGGTAATGCTGTTCCTGTTCCTGTTGTTGAATATGTAGCGAAAGAGTTGCTAAGTATTCTTGATATTTAA